In Planococcus shixiaomingii, the DNA window AAGTACGGCAGCATCATCAAAGGCTTGGGGGAAAACAAACAGCGTTTCCAAGGTGCGGCCAATAAAAAATTCATTTCATTTGATAATGGCATGGATGTCCTGATTGACCGGCTGGAAGAAACTTTGGATAGTGCAGTTATAAAGAAAGGCATCGGCACAAAGCGGATTTCTAACAGAGACGGCCGCTATAACGTAGAACTGGAAACTGGAGAAACCGTTGCGGCTGATTACGTCATTTTGACTACGCCGCATAATGTGGCACAAAAGTTGCTTGGGCTAGAAGAGCTGAATGCAGAATTCGATCAGTTGATGAATTCAACGCTAATCAGCGTCTATCTCGGGTTTGAAATTCCGGATGCTGAACTTCCCGCAGATGGCACCGGCTTTATCGTCTCGCAACAAAGCGACCTGCATTGCAACGCATGCACGTGGACGAGCCGGAAATGGGCGCATACGTCAAAAAAACGTAATTTATTAGTCCGATTGTTTTATAAGAGTTCCCATCCGTCATATGAAAAACTGAAAGATTTGTCAGAAGCAGAATTGGTTGAAGTTGCGTTAATCGATGTTGAAAAAAGCTTGAAAATCAAAGCGAAACCTTCAGTGGTAGAAGTGACGGCCTGGAAAAACCTGATGCCGAACTACAATATGCATCATAAATCTGCCATCAACGCATTAGAAGGAAAAATGGCGGAATTGGTGCCGAATATCAAACTGGCGGGAGCTTCTTATTATGGAGTAGGCATTGGCGCTTGCATCCAAAATGGCAAGAACCTCGCAGAAGCCATAGGTAAAGAATTGCAGGAGCAAAAATAAAGGGGAGAGGATGCCGAAACAGGGCATCCTCTTTTGGTACGTAAAAGCAGCTTATCCTTTAATGGATAAGCTGCTTATTAAGAATGTTGCTATGGAACTAAGAATTAAATTGTTTCGGCTAAACCTGGAACTGTAAGACCGAGGCCTTCTGCCACGCGAGTTCCGAATTCCGGATCTGCTTTGTACAAATGGCTGATCTGTCGAAGTTTGATGTCTTCTTTTGTAACTGAGCTCAAACCGCCAACGAAAGTTGCAACAAGGCGTTCTTGTTCTTCCGCAGATTGCAGGCGGTAAAGGTCCCCAGGTTGTGTGTAGAAGTCTTCTTCGCGATAAGGTACAGCATCCGTGAAGCCTTCAACTGCAAGTGGAGCTGGTTTCGCAGCAGGAGTTTCAACCGGACCGCCGTAGCTGTTCGGTTCGTAATAAACAGAACCGCCACCGTTAGTTCCAAAGTTCATTTGGCCATCGCGCTGGTAGTTGTTGACTTGGTTTTTCGCAGCGTTGATCGGCAGCATTTGGTGGTTTGCTCCTACGCGGTAACGGTGTGCATCGTGGTATGCGAACAAACGGCCTTGAAGCATCTTGTCCGGAGATACGTCGATGCCAGGAACCAACGTGCCAGGTGAGAAGGTAGCTTGCTCAACTTCTGCAAAATAGTTTTCGGGATTGCGGTTAAGCACCATGCGTCCAACTTCGATCAATGGATAATCTTTATGAGACCATGTTTTCGTAACATCGAACGGGTCAAAGCGGTATGTGTTCGCATCTTCCAATGGCATGATTTGAACAAACATTTTCCAAGCTGGGAAGTCGCCTTCTTCAATAGCATTGAACAAGTCTTCTGTATGGAAATCAGCATTTTCACCGGCAATTTTATCAGCAACATCTTGAGTGATGTTTTTAATGCCTTGTTCAGTCAACATATGGTATTTCACCCAAACAGATTCACCGAAAGCGTTAGTCCATTTGAATGTATGGCTTCCGAAACCATGCATATGGCGGAGTGTAGCAGGGATACCGCGGTCGCCCATTAAGTATGTAACTTGGTGCAATGATTCTGGTGATAATGACCAGAAGTCCCAGACGGCGTTAGGGTTTTTCAAGTGAGTTCTTGGATCTCGTTTTTGTGTATGGATGAAATCAGGAAACTTAATCGCGTCGCGAATAAAGAAAATCGGTGTGTTATTTCCAACTAAATCGTAGTTTCCTTCTTCTGTATAAAATTTCAAAGAAAAGCCGCGCGGGTCGCGTACCGTATCAGCAGATCCGAGTTCACCAGCCACTGTAGAGAAACGGGCGAACATATCTGTCTTTTTGCCTACCTCTGATAAGAAAGCAGCTTTTGTATATTTCGTTACATCATTCGTTACTTCAAAATAACCGTGGGCGCCAGCGCCTTTTGCGTGTACAACGCGCTCAGGAATACGCTCTCTGTTAAAGTGAGCTAATTTTTCAAGAAGGTGGACATCTTGCAATAGTACGGGGCCGCGTAGTCCGGCTGTCTGCGAGTTTTGGTTGTCACTTACTGGGGCACCCCAGCTTGTAGTTAGAGCTCTTTTGTCTGTACTCATTAATCGAACACCTCATTCTCATTTTTTTACAAAACACTACAGTAACAATGATAACAGTTTTCACTTGAAAATCAATACCAATTAATAATCATTCTAAATAACGAAATTTATCAATGCAAAGTGGTTAATATTCTGCTTAAGCAGACCTTTCATTCTCAGCTTTAAAGTAAGTACGAAAATTCAGAAGCAATACATGTAATAAAGGAAAGTCGATATTTAAAATTTTATGTTATTTTTTCCATATAAGGTTTACCGATGGATATAACTGGTTATATTAATAATGAAATATACAAAGAAACCCGCTGCATTTTGCCGAATGCAGCGAGCGAAACTTTTGTGTATGTGGTTTAGTCCATAGCGTACAAGCGTTTATAGCTATCAAAATGCTTGCCCCAGTAGCTATCGTTCAAACTGGTAATCTGAACACGGTCACCGCCTGCATGGATGAATTGATTATTGCCGATGTAGATGCCGACATGAGAAATGCCTTGGCGGTAGGTATTTTTAAAGAAAACCAAATCCCCGACTTGAGGTTTGCTCACATCATACGAGCGGGCATCAAGTCCAGTTGTATTTGTGCGCGGAACACTTACGCCCGCTTTATTGTATACATAATAGATGTATCCACTGCAGTCAAACCCCTGAGGAGTAGCACCGCCCCATACGTAAGGAATGCCCTGCAACGAAGTAGCGGTAGAAATAATTGTGTTAACAGTGCTTGAACTTTTTGGAGCAGTTACAGGAGCAGAGACCGGAGTCGTGCTTGGCTGTGTTGCTACGAGAGTATTATTAACTTTAAGCGTTTGTCCAACGCGGATATTGCTTGAAGTCAAGTTATTCCAGTTCATAATTTGTGTGACCGAGATACCATGGCGGTGAGCGATGCCAGAAAGTGTATCACCGCTTACTACTTTATACGTTCCAGTTGTTGAAGCTGCTGGTGCTGGAGTTGCTGCAGCAGGCGCGCTCGGCTGGCTGGAGGAAACAGCATTCTCGATTTTAAGCACTTGTCCCACACGGATAACACTGGAAGATAAGTTATTCCATTTCATAAGCTGCGTAACTGTAACGCCTTTCTTTTTAGCGATGCCGGATAAGGAATCGCCGCTTACTACTTTATAAGTAGAACTGGTTGAAGGTGAAACAGTAGTCACTGTTGCTGCCGGTTTTGGTGCAGGAGAGACAGCTGTGCCATTCACTTTTAATTTTTGTCCAACATAGATTGTAGAACCAGATATTCCGTTCAACTTTTGAAGAGCGCTCACGCTCGTCTTATATTGGCTGGCGATCTTTGATAATGTATCTCCGGATTTTACTATGTATGTAGTACTGGAAGCTGTGACTGTACTTACGGTAGCGGCAGCTTTTTTTTCTGATGTTGCAACGGTTACCGTTTTTGGTGCCGTTAAAGTTAATTTTTGATTCGGATAAACGGTATCCGTGTTTAAATTATTCCATTGCCTAAGGTTAGAGACGGAAACTTTATTTTCAGTCGCAACTTTCCAAAGGCTATCCCCGGATTTAATTGTATAGGTACTTGCCTCAGTATCTGACACCCCTAAAAATAAGGCTAAAGAACCTGTCGCGAGGACTGAAAAAGCGATTTTTTTCATCTTTTCTCTCCTTTTTTAAAAAAAATTGATAAAGCAATTAAGCAAGGCTTTAAAACCTAAGTATGTCCTATTCTAACGAATCATATTAAAATAGGCAATAAGTTTTAAAATTAACAATTTCTTAAAAGCATTTATACATAAAATAAATCTAAAAATAGGTAATAATAGGAAAGATTTGAGTATTAAACTTTTGCTCAAGTCTTTTTTTGCTTTGATCAGCGATAGCTGAGCGAAAAACAGTTCTTTCTTGTTTCTTCGGTTTAAAAGCAAATGAAAAATACTATAATCAATCATTAAATCGGGACTATAGAATCAATTAAATAATTGTTGCAATATTTAATCTTATCTGACATTATTAAGGAGAAATAGATTGAATAGCCATTCATAAATTTAGGGGGCTGGGATTATGTATGCAACACTAGGGAAAATCTTCGATCAGACGGTGAGCAAGTACCCAGAAAAAGAGGCATTGGTAGATTTAAGAAAAAATCAACGATGGACATACCGGGAATGGAAAGAAGAAGTGCATCGCTTGGCTAATGCGTTGATTGCTGCGGGGGTGGTGAAAGGCGATCGTGTATCAACTTTTCTTTTTAATACTGATGAATTGGCTACCGCGTTGTTCGCCTGTGCGAAGATTGGTGCCATATTCAATCCGATAAACTTCCGCCTAAAAGCAGAAGAAGTGGCTTACATTTTAAATGATGCGAGTCCAAAAGTAGTACTGTTTGAAGAGCAATTGGCAGCGTCAATTTCTGCTGTTCAATCGCAATTTCCAGCTACCCAGTTTTGGATTATTGATGGGGAAAAGCCGGACTACGCCAAAAGCTATTATGAACAAATAGCGGATGCCAGCACGAATTTGCCGGAAATAGAAGTAAATGAAATGGATACGTATGCCATCATGTATACGAGTGGGACTACTGGACGTCCTAAGGGCGTCATTCATAGGCACCGGGATATGGTTGAACAAAGCCTGATTTGCACAGCAATCATTAAATACACGAAAGATGATATCGGCCTTGTCATCGCACCGATGTTCCATTGTGCTGAATTGCATTGCTGCATCATTCCGAGAGTTCATTCAGGAGCCTCCAGTATCATCATGCATCAATTTAATCCCATGGCTGCACTTGAAACGGTCGAGAAAGAAAGAGTTACCGTCATGTTTGCTGTGCCGACAATGTGGAGCATGATGGCGCAGCAAGAAGGCGCAGGAGCAAAAGTGAAAAGCTTGCGGCGCGGGCTATACGGAGCCGCTCCAATGGCGCCAGTTCTTGTCAAAGAAGTAAAAGAAACTTTGGGAATTGACTTGATTCAAGCGTATGGACAAACGGAAATGGGGCCGGCCATCACTTTCCTTGCTGAAGACGAGCAGTTGACGAAAGCAGGATCTGCCGGAAAAGCCGCCTATAATCATGAAATCCGCATCGTTCGCCCAAATGAAAACGGGCCTTCTGAACCGGATGAGACTTTAAAACCCGGTGAAGTCGGGGAGATTATTGTCAAAGGGCCGTGCATGATGGAAGGGTATTTCAATCGTCAGGAAGCCACTGAGAATGCTCTGTACAAAGGGTGGTATCACTCGAGTGATCTTGGTTATTTGGATGAAGACGGCTATTTATATGTAGCAGACCGGGTAGACGATATGATTATAAGCGGCGGTGAGAACATTTATCCGCGCGAAGTGGAAGATGTGCTCCATGAACACCCGGCAATTAACGATGTAGCGGTGCTTGGAATTCCGGACGAGAAGTGGGGAGAGTCTGTATTGGCGTTTGTTGTGTCTAAAGACCCGAATCTTACAGAACAAGAGCTGGAGGAGTTCTGCAAGAATAACAACAACTTGGCAGGCTATAAACGTCCGAGAAGCTACCGGTTCGTCGATGAACTGCCACGCAACGCCAGCGGAAAGATCCAAAAGTTTTTATTGCGCGAGTTAAATGCAGAAAGCGGCAGCCGTTAATTTTTTCGAACTTAAAACTCACTGGCTGAAAACAGAAAGGAATTGGAAGTAAAATGAAAATGAAACCGGTAGAAGAAACGATAGCAGGCGTTTTGGGTATTGAATTTGTAGATATACAAGCGGATCGGGTGACTGCTACGATGCCTGTGCATGCAGCAACCCATCAACCGTTTGGCCAGCTTCATGGAGGAGCGTCTGTGGTCTTGGCGGAATCTGTAGCAAGTGTCGGCACATGGAACCTTATCGACCAGGAAAATGAGTTTGCCGTCGGCCTTGAGATCAACGCCAATCACATCCGCGGCAAGCGCGACGGACTTGTAACGGCTATTGGCACTCCGTTGCACAAAGGACGGACAACGATGGTATGGGATATCAAAATTGTCGATGAAGAAGAAAATTTGATTTGCGTGTCGCGATGTACAGTGGCCGTTGTTAAAAAGAAAGATGGAAAATAAGCTCAAAGATCTTCTGGATTCTGATGATTTAATGTTCAGCGGGCGGCTCTTTTTGCCGCCTTCCTTTTCAAAGTGATACTGAAAATAAAATGCTTACTTGTTCAATCAAAAAGTTAAACGATCACTTTCTTACTTTTACATACTGACCGTTTGGTATAAAGCCGTGAATGTTGTATAGAAGTAATTGATTTCGAGGGAGGAAACACTGTGGGAAAAACATTTGAAGGAAGAACAGCATTCGTTACAGGAGGCAGCCGAGGCATCGGCCGGCAAATTGTGGAACGCTTTGCAAGCGAAGGGGCGAATGTTGCCATAATTGACGTTAACGAAGAGGCTTTGGCATCCGCTCAAACCGAACTGCAAGAAAAAGGCTATTCGGTCTATATAAAAAATGCCAGCGTGACAGACCGCGATCAAATTGAAAGTGCAATGAAAGAAGTGTTCGGCCTTTTTGGTTCGATTGATATTTTGGTCAATAATGCAGGTGTCATCAGAGACAATATGCTGTTTAAAATGACCGATGAGGATTGGCTGACGGTCATGGATGTCCACTTGAAAGGGGCATTTTACGCAACGCGCGCTGCCCAGCAATACATGACCCAAAACAACTATGGCCGCATCATCAACATCTCTTCAACATCCGCACTCGGCAACCGGGGCCAATCCAATTATTCAACTGCAAAAGCAGGATTGCAAGGATTGACGAAAACGCTCGCGATTGAACTTGGCAAGTTTGGCATAACTGCAAATGCAGTAGCGCCTGGCTTTATCGAGACAGACATGACGAAAGCGACAGCAGAGCGCATCGGTGTGCCATTTGAAGAATTGGTCAAAGCAAGCGTGGCACAAATTCCAGTCGGGCGCAGCGGGAAACCGGAAGATATTGCCAACGCCGTGGCGTTCTTTGCGGACGAGCGCTCGTCCTTTGTCAGCGGTCAAGTACTGTATGTGGCGGGCGGCCCAAAAAACTAAATGGAAGAGGCGGGAAGAGATGCTAAAATCGAGCATTGGCAAGAAATCAAATAAAGTGAAAAACACCATTGAGAGGGGTGCTGTCCGCAAATTCGCGGAAGCGATCAACGACCCGGATCCCATTTACCTGGATGAAACAGCAGGAGCAAATTCGCGCTATAAGCGGAATATCGCACCCCCAACTTTTCCGGTTACGTTTGACGCTGGCACTATTCCGGACATGAATTTACCTGCAAAAGGGCTGATACATGGAGAGCAAATTTATCATTACAAACGGCCTTTATACGTAGGGGAAGATGTCTATTGCTGGATGGAAGTGAAAGATTATTACGAGAAAAGCGGAAACTTCGGCGATATGGGGTTTTTAGTGGTGGGAAAATACGGGGAAGATGAAGATGGAACGCTATTGTTTACGGAAGAGCGTATCGTCATTATCAATGAAGCGGCACGAAAGGAGATGGTGGGATGAGCCGTTTAGCTGATTTGCAAGTGGGGGAATCACTGGCGCCAGTTCAATTGAACCCGGTCGGCCGTCTGGATTTGATCAAGTATGCTGGAGCTTCCGGAGATTTCAATCCCATTCATACGATTGACGAAGAAGCTGAGAATGCAGGATTGCCAGGCATCATCGCTCATGGCATGTGGACGATGGGGAACTTGGCAACCCTGTTCACACCTTATATGGAAGAAGGGTTTATCCAGGACTATTCCATCCGCTTTAAAGGAATGGTCTTTTTGGGAGACGTCGTCACTTTAAGAGCCAAAGTTGCTGAAAAGCAACCGCAACAAGTTAAGTTCAGCGTGGGAGCTGTCAACCAGCATGGAAAAAACGTCTTACAAGGTGATCTGGTTTTCTCTTTATGATTACGAGCTTATGATTTCTTTTGCTTCTCTGCCGCGAAGTGACAAGGGAAAATGATATACTATTTTCAAGAGATCATCAGGAAAAAGAGAAAGGCAGTGGCTCGCTATGAAAGCAGATTTGATCAAGCAAAGCACCGACCTATTTGTTGAAAAAGGGTTCAGTGCTACTTCCATACAAGACATCGTTGACACACTAGGCGTCACAAAGGGATCGTTCTATTATCATTTTAAGAGCAAAGAAGCGCTTCTTATGGATATTCATCTCCGCTATATTGACGATTTGCTGAAAAGGCAGAAAGCGATTTTGGATACAGAACAAACAAATCGGGGCAAGCTTGTGAAAGTCGTGGAATTGTTGATCCATGATATTGAAACACAAGGTGCGCTTGGCCGGGTATACTACCGGGAAATCCGCCACTTAACACCTGAAAATGCAGCGTTGATAAAAGCAAAACGCGGCGAATTTCGGGAGAATATCGAGAAAATCATGGAAGCTGGCATCAAAGCCGGAGAATTCCGGGAGAATCTGCAGCCGAAAATGATCACTTTTGCGATTCTTGGCGTCACCAACTGGAGTTACCAATGGTTCAACCCGGAAGGTGCTTTGTCCGTCGCTGACTTAGCGGATATGTATACGGATTTCATCTT includes these proteins:
- a CDS encoding protoporphyrinogen oxidase; protein product: MKTAVVIGGGITGLSAMHYLQKIKIEQHLELELVLIEQQAELGGKIRTVKDAEFIMETGADSIVARHESVMPLIQDLGLEDRIVYNGTGISYLYANNELHAIPADTVFGIPMNEEALFSSTLVSEEGKKAALRDLKTTNETFTHNSSIGEFLEEFLGEELVTNQIAPVLSGVYSGNLHELTLASTLPYLVDYKNKYGSIIKGLGENKQRFQGAANKKFISFDNGMDVLIDRLEETLDSAVIKKGIGTKRISNRDGRYNVELETGETVAADYVILTTPHNVAQKLLGLEELNAEFDQLMNSTLISVYLGFEIPDAELPADGTGFIVSQQSDLHCNACTWTSRKWAHTSKKRNLLVRLFYKSSHPSYEKLKDLSEAELVEVALIDVEKSLKIKAKPSVVEVTAWKNLMPNYNMHHKSAINALEGKMAELVPNIKLAGASYYGVGIGACIQNGKNLAEAIGKELQEQK
- the katA gene encoding catalase KatA produces the protein MSTDKRALTTSWGAPVSDNQNSQTAGLRGPVLLQDVHLLEKLAHFNRERIPERVVHAKGAGAHGYFEVTNDVTKYTKAAFLSEVGKKTDMFARFSTVAGELGSADTVRDPRGFSLKFYTEEGNYDLVGNNTPIFFIRDAIKFPDFIHTQKRDPRTHLKNPNAVWDFWSLSPESLHQVTYLMGDRGIPATLRHMHGFGSHTFKWTNAFGESVWVKYHMLTEQGIKNITQDVADKIAGENADFHTEDLFNAIEEGDFPAWKMFVQIMPLEDANTYRFDPFDVTKTWSHKDYPLIEVGRMVLNRNPENYFAEVEQATFSPGTLVPGIDVSPDKMLQGRLFAYHDAHRYRVGANHQMLPINAAKNQVNNYQRDGQMNFGTNGGGSVYYEPNSYGGPVETPAAKPAPLAVEGFTDAVPYREEDFYTQPGDLYRLQSAEEQERLVATFVGGLSSVTKEDIKLRQISHLYKADPEFGTRVAEGLGLTVPGLAETI
- a CDS encoding LysM peptidoglycan-binding domain-containing protein, encoding MKKIAFSVLATGSLALFLGVSDTEASTYTIKSGDSLWKVATENKVSVSNLRQWNNLNTDTVYPNQKLTLTAPKTVTVATSEKKAAATVSTVTASSTTYIVKSGDTLSKIASQYKTSVSALQKLNGISGSTIYVGQKLKVNGTAVSPAPKPAATVTTVSPSTSSTYKVVSGDSLSGIAKKKGVTVTQLMKWNNLSSSVIRVGQVLKIENAVSSSQPSAPAAATPAPAASTTGTYKVVSGDTLSGIAHRHGISVTQIMNWNNLTSSNIRVGQTLKVNNTLVATQPSTTPVSAPVTAPKSSSTVNTIISTATSLQGIPYVWGGATPQGFDCSGYIYYVYNKAGVSVPRTNTTGLDARSYDVSKPQVGDLVFFKNTYRQGISHVGIYIGNNQFIHAGGDRVQITSLNDSYWGKHFDSYKRLYAMD
- a CDS encoding fatty acid--CoA ligase — its product is MYATLGKIFDQTVSKYPEKEALVDLRKNQRWTYREWKEEVHRLANALIAAGVVKGDRVSTFLFNTDELATALFACAKIGAIFNPINFRLKAEEVAYILNDASPKVVLFEEQLAASISAVQSQFPATQFWIIDGEKPDYAKSYYEQIADASTNLPEIEVNEMDTYAIMYTSGTTGRPKGVIHRHRDMVEQSLICTAIIKYTKDDIGLVIAPMFHCAELHCCIIPRVHSGASSIIMHQFNPMAALETVEKERVTVMFAVPTMWSMMAQQEGAGAKVKSLRRGLYGAAPMAPVLVKEVKETLGIDLIQAYGQTEMGPAITFLAEDEQLTKAGSAGKAAYNHEIRIVRPNENGPSEPDETLKPGEVGEIIVKGPCMMEGYFNRQEATENALYKGWYHSSDLGYLDEDGYLYVADRVDDMIISGGENIYPREVEDVLHEHPAINDVAVLGIPDEKWGESVLAFVVSKDPNLTEQELEEFCKNNNNLAGYKRPRSYRFVDELPRNASGKIQKFLLRELNAESGSR
- a CDS encoding hotdog fold thioesterase codes for the protein MKMKPVEETIAGVLGIEFVDIQADRVTATMPVHAATHQPFGQLHGGASVVLAESVASVGTWNLIDQENEFAVGLEINANHIRGKRDGLVTAIGTPLHKGRTTMVWDIKIVDEEENLICVSRCTVAVVKKKDGK
- the fabG gene encoding 3-oxoacyl-ACP reductase FabG, which translates into the protein MGKTFEGRTAFVTGGSRGIGRQIVERFASEGANVAIIDVNEEALASAQTELQEKGYSVYIKNASVTDRDQIESAMKEVFGLFGSIDILVNNAGVIRDNMLFKMTDEDWLTVMDVHLKGAFYATRAAQQYMTQNNYGRIINISSTSALGNRGQSNYSTAKAGLQGLTKTLAIELGKFGITANAVAPGFIETDMTKATAERIGVPFEELVKASVAQIPVGRSGKPEDIANAVAFFADERSSFVSGQVLYVAGGPKN
- a CDS encoding MaoC family dehydratase N-terminal domain-containing protein, whose amino-acid sequence is MLKSSIGKKSNKVKNTIERGAVRKFAEAINDPDPIYLDETAGANSRYKRNIAPPTFPVTFDAGTIPDMNLPAKGLIHGEQIYHYKRPLYVGEDVYCWMEVKDYYEKSGNFGDMGFLVVGKYGEDEDGTLLFTEERIVIINEAARKEMVG
- a CDS encoding MaoC/PaaZ C-terminal domain-containing protein: MSRLADLQVGESLAPVQLNPVGRLDLIKYAGASGDFNPIHTIDEEAENAGLPGIIAHGMWTMGNLATLFTPYMEEGFIQDYSIRFKGMVFLGDVVTLRAKVAEKQPQQVKFSVGAVNQHGKNVLQGDLVFSL
- a CDS encoding TetR/AcrR family transcriptional regulator — encoded protein: MKADLIKQSTDLFVEKGFSATSIQDIVDTLGVTKGSFYYHFKSKEALLMDIHLRYIDDLLKRQKAILDTEQTNRGKLVKVVELLIHDIETQGALGRVYYREIRHLTPENAALIKAKRGEFRENIEKIMEAGIKAGEFRENLQPKMITFAILGVTNWSYQWFNPEGALSVADLADMYTDFILNGIVASEK